A single genomic interval of Argopecten irradians isolate NY chromosome 8, Ai_NY, whole genome shotgun sequence harbors:
- the LOC138330172 gene encoding transmembrane protein 183-like isoform X2, translated as MISDQVHNVKDANQALELVGAVGGEGSEVNWFDKTWDLDEFDLDTTDTTDVKSEEGTSNTDVPEEKKPQKANKLNRSNQRKRRLKGSESEDAGISYPIDLWFILSRYIHAEDLSIFSRLCHSAFVVTNTVQFWKGLYQRYAKDLSKLPHFLQPVCLERVHGLRQRVIRALFFVYPLFISRTVTVAPFEDQQLCYSLTGHLCLLFWHEPNKSMWNFNFKLRKERMGEINSLLKLTGEPQNLHSGYKDLHHNLENDSFVLRVTCKNFTGIPPVMGLVLTNVLLRLSTNMRYFTIRLMFDTTLKQSMGSNVRDNQGPEKVVILDPVVDVRVFPWWHPNYPHQGM; from the exons ATGATTTCTGATCAAG TGCACAACGTGAAAGATGCCAACCAAGCGTTGGAATTGGTTGGTGCTGTAGGAGGAGAAGGGTCAGAGGTCAACTGGTTTGACAAAACTTGGGACTTGGATGAGTTTGACCTTGACACAACAGATACTACTGATGTAAAATCTGAAGAAGGAACGTCAAACACCGATGTTCCAG AAGAAAAGAAGCCCCAAAAGGCAAATAAGCTGAATAGGTCCAATCAAAGGAAGAGAAGACTGAAGGGAAGCGAGAGTGAGGATGCTGGTATCTCATACCCAATAGATTTGTGGTTTATACTGAGTCGATACATTCACGCCGAGGACCTGTCCATATTCTCCAGGCTATGCCACAGCGCCTTCGTTGTTACTAACACTGTCCAGTTCTGGAAAGGCTTATATCAAAG atatgctaaggaTCTGTCAAAACTACCACATTTCTTACAGCCAGTTTGTTTAGAACGGGTTCACGGCCTGCGTCAGCGTGTCATCAGGGCACTATTTTTTGTGTATCCTTTGTTCATCAGTAGGACAGTGACAGTTGCACCGTTCGAGGACCAACAGTTATGCTATAGTCTCACAGGACATCTGTGTCTCCTATTCTGGCATGAACCAAACAAAAGTATGTGGAATTTTAACTTCAAACTTAGGAAAGAACGCATGGGAGAAATCAACAGCCTGTTAAAACTTACCGGTGAGCCACAAAACCTTCACTCAGGATATAAAGACCTTCATCATAATTTGGAGAATGATTCGTTCGTTCTTCGTGTGACTTGTAAAAACTTCACAGGAATTCCTCCAGTGATGGGTCTTGTACTTACAAACGTTTTACTACGTCTCTCAACCAATATGAGATATTTTACCATTAGACTTATGTTTGATACAACCCTCAAGCAAAGTATGGGCAGTAATGTAAGGGACAATCAAGGCCCCGAGAAAGTTGTCATTCTAGACCCTGTGGTGGACGTTCGAGTATTTCCCTGGTGGCATCCTAACTACCCTCATCAAGGCATGTGA
- the LOC138330172 gene encoding transmembrane protein 183-like isoform X1, with product MPKKRKARPDKITKSTSSSLQLSTQGDFTIQHYANAEFEGKAPPGRLKKAANAMISDQVHNVKDANQALELVGAVGGEGSEVNWFDKTWDLDEFDLDTTDTTDVKSEEGTSNTDVPEEKKPQKANKLNRSNQRKRRLKGSESEDAGISYPIDLWFILSRYIHAEDLSIFSRLCHSAFVVTNTVQFWKGLYQRYAKDLSKLPHFLQPVCLERVHGLRQRVIRALFFVYPLFISRTVTVAPFEDQQLCYSLTGHLCLLFWHEPNKSMWNFNFKLRKERMGEINSLLKLTGEPQNLHSGYKDLHHNLENDSFVLRVTCKNFTGIPPVMGLVLTNVLLRLSTNMRYFTIRLMFDTTLKQSMGSNVRDNQGPEKVVILDPVVDVRVFPWWHPNYPHQGM from the exons ATGCCCAAGAAAAGAAAAGCTCGTCcagataaaattacaaaatctacAAGTTCATCATTACAGCTTTCAACACAGGGTG ATTTCACGATACAACATTATGCCAATGCCGAATTTGAAGGGAAAGCACCACCAGGGCGGTTGAAAAAAGCAGCTAATGCTATGATTTCTGATCAAG TGCACAACGTGAAAGATGCCAACCAAGCGTTGGAATTGGTTGGTGCTGTAGGAGGAGAAGGGTCAGAGGTCAACTGGTTTGACAAAACTTGGGACTTGGATGAGTTTGACCTTGACACAACAGATACTACTGATGTAAAATCTGAAGAAGGAACGTCAAACACCGATGTTCCAG AAGAAAAGAAGCCCCAAAAGGCAAATAAGCTGAATAGGTCCAATCAAAGGAAGAGAAGACTGAAGGGAAGCGAGAGTGAGGATGCTGGTATCTCATACCCAATAGATTTGTGGTTTATACTGAGTCGATACATTCACGCCGAGGACCTGTCCATATTCTCCAGGCTATGCCACAGCGCCTTCGTTGTTACTAACACTGTCCAGTTCTGGAAAGGCTTATATCAAAG atatgctaaggaTCTGTCAAAACTACCACATTTCTTACAGCCAGTTTGTTTAGAACGGGTTCACGGCCTGCGTCAGCGTGTCATCAGGGCACTATTTTTTGTGTATCCTTTGTTCATCAGTAGGACAGTGACAGTTGCACCGTTCGAGGACCAACAGTTATGCTATAGTCTCACAGGACATCTGTGTCTCCTATTCTGGCATGAACCAAACAAAAGTATGTGGAATTTTAACTTCAAACTTAGGAAAGAACGCATGGGAGAAATCAACAGCCTGTTAAAACTTACCGGTGAGCCACAAAACCTTCACTCAGGATATAAAGACCTTCATCATAATTTGGAGAATGATTCGTTCGTTCTTCGTGTGACTTGTAAAAACTTCACAGGAATTCCTCCAGTGATGGGTCTTGTACTTACAAACGTTTTACTACGTCTCTCAACCAATATGAGATATTTTACCATTAGACTTATGTTTGATACAACCCTCAAGCAAAGTATGGGCAGTAATGTAAGGGACAATCAAGGCCCCGAGAAAGTTGTCATTCTAGACCCTGTGGTGGACGTTCGAGTATTTCCCTGGTGGCATCCTAACTACCCTCATCAAGGCATGTGA